A window of Rhodothermus sp. contains these coding sequences:
- a CDS encoding SRPBCC family protein, which yields MKTTIEKTFTVRQPLEKVWSYLSDPAKVVPCVPGAQLTEQIDAHHYRGTVSMKVGPVSASYKGEITIKTLDHETHTIELMGRGLDARGKGSASMTMWGQARAVDANTTEIINRIEISVTGMLAQFGSRLIEDVSSRLFDQFTECFESLLGGEAPEDAGQALSAGSLIKEGIKSVAGRFFGKKEGNE from the coding sequence ATGAAAACCACTATTGAAAAAACCTTTACGGTACGTCAACCTCTGGAGAAAGTCTGGAGCTATCTGAGTGATCCGGCGAAAGTGGTGCCCTGCGTGCCCGGTGCACAGCTCACTGAACAGATCGATGCGCACCACTATCGGGGAACAGTCAGCATGAAAGTAGGACCGGTCAGCGCCAGTTATAAGGGTGAAATAACCATTAAAACGCTCGATCACGAAACCCACACGATCGAGCTGATGGGCCGTGGACTGGATGCCCGGGGTAAGGGCAGCGCCTCGATGACCATGTGGGGACAGGCCCGAGCCGTGGATGCCAACACTACCGAAATTATCAACCGGATTGAAATCTCCGTAACCGGCATGCTGGCCCAATTCGGCTCGCGCCTGATCGAAGACGTATCCAGTCGCCTTTTCGACCAGTTCACCGAGTGCTTCGAATCGCTACTGGGCGGCGAAGCACCCGAAGACGCGGGCCAGGCGCTCAGCGCCGGTTCACTGATCAAAGAGGGAATTAAGTCGGTTGCCGGACGGTTTTTCGGGAAGAAGGAGGGAAATGAGTAA
- a CDS encoding aerobic carbon-monoxide dehydrogenase large subunit, translating to MEAEVRTPPTICGMGHRMKRKEDARFLFGKGRYVDDIKLPGMLYMDIVRSPFAHARIKSINTERALAMDGVVAVITGKDLEQYNLHWMPTLMGDTQMVLPTDRVLYQAQEVAAVIATDRYIAADAVEAIEVEYEPLEPVVDPFRALEPDAPVLRTDKGKTDNHIWHWEVGDREATERAFQEADVVVKQQIYIPRIHVASIETCGCIADYDPVEGKLTVYMTTQAPHVVRTALAMVAGHVGLSEEKIRVISPDIGGGFGGKVPIYPGYVIAIAASVLLGKPVKWIEDRSENLQADSFARDYHITAELAATKEGKITALRIKTLADHGYTDAAANPSKFPAGLFSICTGSYDIKHAFVEVDAVYTNKPPGGVAYRCSFRVTEAVHAIERMVDVLAQKLGMDPAELRFKNFIQPDQFPYKSALGWEYDSGNYPAALRKAMDLIGYEDLRREQAERRARGELMGIGISSFTEIVGAGPSRHFDILGIKMFDSCELRIHPTGKAIARFGTKSQGQGHETTYAQIIAEELGIPAEHVQVEEGDTDTAPYGLGTYASRSTPTAGAAAAMAARKVREKARKIAAYLLEVSEEDLEWEPGVFRVKGAPDKSVTIQDIALAAYTNHPPGMEAGLEAVHYYDPPNLTFPFGSYICVVDIDKGTGQVKIRRFVAVDDCGHVINPMIVEGQIHGGLTMGFAPAMMEELVYDEEGNILTGSFMDYLLPTAVETPRWETARTVTPSPHHPLGAKGVGESATVGAPAAIVNAVVDALSPYGVTHIDIPITPYKVWKILHEKGVV from the coding sequence ATGGAAGCCGAAGTCCGGACACCCCCGACGATCTGCGGCATGGGGCATCGCATGAAGCGTAAGGAAGACGCCCGCTTTCTGTTTGGCAAAGGGCGCTATGTGGACGACATCAAGCTGCCCGGCATGCTCTACATGGACATCGTCCGCAGTCCCTTTGCCCATGCCCGGATCAAAAGCATCAACACCGAACGGGCCCTGGCAATGGACGGCGTCGTAGCCGTCATCACAGGCAAGGATCTGGAGCAATACAACCTGCACTGGATGCCCACCCTCATGGGCGACACGCAGATGGTCCTGCCTACCGACCGCGTCCTGTACCAGGCACAGGAGGTGGCGGCCGTCATTGCCACGGATCGCTACATTGCGGCCGATGCCGTCGAAGCCATTGAGGTCGAATACGAACCACTTGAGCCCGTGGTCGATCCATTTCGGGCTCTGGAGCCCGATGCGCCGGTCCTCCGCACGGACAAGGGTAAAACGGACAATCACATCTGGCACTGGGAGGTCGGCGACCGTGAGGCGACCGAGCGGGCCTTCCAAGAGGCTGACGTGGTCGTCAAACAGCAGATCTATATTCCCCGTATCCACGTAGCCTCTATTGAGACGTGTGGTTGCATTGCCGACTACGATCCGGTCGAAGGCAAACTGACCGTCTATATGACCACCCAGGCCCCCCATGTAGTGCGGACAGCTCTGGCGATGGTCGCCGGTCATGTAGGCCTGTCAGAAGAAAAGATCCGCGTCATCTCGCCGGATATCGGAGGCGGCTTCGGCGGCAAGGTGCCCATCTATCCGGGCTACGTCATCGCCATTGCGGCCTCGGTATTGCTGGGCAAGCCGGTCAAGTGGATCGAAGATCGGTCGGAAAACCTGCAGGCCGATTCGTTCGCCCGTGACTACCACATCACGGCCGAGCTGGCGGCCACCAAGGAGGGCAAGATTACAGCGCTTCGGATTAAAACGCTGGCGGACCACGGCTACACCGATGCAGCGGCCAACCCTTCCAAGTTTCCGGCCGGTCTGTTTTCGATCTGCACCGGCTCCTACGACATCAAACACGCGTTCGTCGAAGTCGATGCCGTCTATACGAACAAACCGCCGGGCGGCGTGGCCTATCGCTGCTCGTTCCGGGTGACCGAAGCCGTGCACGCCATTGAGCGCATGGTGGATGTGCTGGCCCAGAAACTGGGCATGGATCCGGCCGAATTGCGTTTCAAGAATTTCATTCAGCCTGACCAATTCCCCTACAAGTCGGCACTCGGCTGGGAGTACGATAGCGGAAACTACCCGGCTGCCCTGCGCAAAGCGATGGACCTGATCGGCTACGAGGATCTGCGTCGCGAGCAGGCCGAGCGACGGGCCCGGGGTGAACTCATGGGCATCGGTATCAGCAGTTTCACGGAAATTGTCGGCGCCGGTCCTTCGCGGCATTTCGACATTCTTGGCATCAAGATGTTCGATAGCTGCGAGCTGCGCATCCATCCCACCGGCAAGGCGATCGCACGCTTCGGCACGAAATCGCAGGGCCAGGGGCATGAAACCACCTACGCCCAGATTATCGCGGAAGAGCTGGGCATTCCGGCCGAACACGTTCAGGTCGAAGAAGGCGACACCGACACAGCCCCCTATGGGCTGGGCACTTATGCCAGTCGATCCACCCCGACGGCCGGTGCCGCGGCCGCCATGGCCGCTCGTAAGGTGCGCGAGAAAGCCCGAAAAATTGCTGCCTACCTGCTCGAAGTCAGCGAAGAGGACCTGGAATGGGAACCGGGCGTCTTCCGGGTCAAAGGCGCACCGGACAAATCCGTCACCATTCAGGACATCGCCCTGGCGGCCTATACCAATCATCCGCCGGGCATGGAGGCTGGTCTGGAAGCCGTCCATTACTACGACCCACCCAACCTCACCTTCCCCTTTGGCTCGTATATCTGCGTGGTGGACATTGACAAGGGCACCGGTCAGGTAAAAATTCGACGTTTCGTGGCGGTGGACGACTGCGGCCATGTCATTAATCCGATGATCGTAGAGGGCCAGATCCACGGCGGGTTGACCATGGGTTTTGCGCCTGCCATGATGGAAGAACTGGTTTACGACGAAGAAGGCAACATCCTGACCGGTTCGTTCATGGACTACCTGTTGCCGACAGCCGTCGAGACACCGCGCTGGGAGACGGCCCGCACCGTCACGCCCTCGCCCCACCATCCACTGGGCGCCAAAGGCGTGGGCGAGTCGGCCACGGTGGGCGCACCAGCGGCTATCGTCAACGCCGTTGTCGATGCGCTCTCGCCTTATGGCGTGACGCACATCGACATTCCAATCACGCCGTACAAGGTCTGGAAAATCCTACACGAGAAGGGCGTAGTCTGA
- a CDS encoding methyl-accepting chemotaxis protein, with translation MMHALFHWSKLDRAEELSERPRELYQKFQHQTYVQTDRLFGWLMIAQYVAGIVLALIVSPRTWIGDTGKVHLHVYTAVFLGALITLVPAFLAFRRPGRPSTRYAIAIGQMLTSALLIHLTGGRIETHFHVFASLGILAGYRDWKVFLIATVVIAVDHLFRGIYYPQSVFGILTADLWRVAEHAWWVIFMVAFLLKNYANTIAEVKRMAQQQADIEAINASNQALLEQSQEQEALLNKQQNELEQAMAALEAERTALRRGVEAMLEAMDRFAEGDLRVRLPENHEGDLGRLFHGFNQALDRVQRMIQEAREIAIETAALSAQISNATDELAAGSQQQSTQTHDVAVAIEEMTRTIIESARHASKTAEVAETAGQLAQDGRNIVDQTVHKIRELADVVRNSSETIRKLGASSEEIGEIVSVINEIADQTNLLALNAAIEAARAGEQGRGFAVVADEVRKLAERTSQATRQIADMITTIQSDTRAAVAAMERGTQEVEESIRLADQAGQALARIVEGVQQAIDTVTQIAAATEEQSTTSEEISRNVETISSLAAEAARNVATIARSTEELAHLTQRLQALMEQFRTGTATAHTYAPAPVN, from the coding sequence ATGATGCACGCCCTGTTTCATTGGAGTAAACTGGACCGCGCCGAAGAACTTTCAGAACGGCCACGAGAGCTGTACCAAAAGTTTCAGCACCAGACTTACGTGCAAACGGACCGGCTCTTTGGCTGGTTGATGATCGCCCAGTACGTAGCGGGCATTGTGCTGGCCCTGATTGTCTCTCCCCGCACGTGGATCGGCGATACCGGCAAAGTGCACCTGCATGTGTACACCGCCGTCTTCCTGGGCGCCTTGATCACGCTGGTGCCAGCCTTTCTGGCCTTCCGACGTCCTGGCCGTCCCTCTACCCGTTATGCCATCGCCATAGGCCAGATGCTTACTTCGGCCTTGCTTATTCACCTGACAGGCGGTCGCATTGAAACGCACTTTCATGTATTCGCCTCGCTGGGCATTCTGGCTGGCTATCGCGACTGGAAGGTCTTCCTTATTGCAACGGTTGTGATCGCAGTCGACCACCTGTTTCGAGGGATCTACTACCCACAGTCCGTCTTCGGAATTTTGACCGCTGACCTCTGGCGAGTTGCTGAGCATGCCTGGTGGGTAATTTTCATGGTCGCCTTTCTGTTGAAGAACTATGCAAACACCATTGCTGAGGTTAAACGCATGGCTCAGCAGCAAGCCGACATTGAAGCCATCAATGCCTCCAACCAGGCCCTGTTAGAACAGTCCCAGGAACAGGAAGCGCTCCTAAACAAGCAGCAGAATGAGTTAGAACAGGCTATGGCCGCGCTGGAAGCCGAACGCACCGCACTGCGCCGCGGCGTGGAAGCCATGCTGGAAGCCATGGATCGCTTTGCCGAAGGGGACCTGCGCGTACGGCTTCCCGAAAACCACGAAGGCGACCTGGGCCGCCTATTTCACGGCTTCAACCAGGCCCTGGACCGCGTACAGCGCATGATCCAGGAAGCCCGCGAAATTGCCATTGAGACGGCTGCCCTCTCAGCCCAGATCAGCAATGCAACCGACGAGCTGGCCGCCGGCTCGCAGCAACAGTCCACCCAGACACACGACGTCGCGGTGGCCATCGAAGAAATGACCCGCACGATCATCGAAAGTGCCCGCCATGCTTCTAAGACGGCTGAAGTCGCCGAGACAGCCGGACAGCTCGCACAGGACGGCCGTAACATCGTGGATCAGACCGTACACAAGATCCGCGAACTGGCCGACGTGGTCCGAAACTCCAGCGAAACCATCCGGAAACTGGGCGCCTCCAGCGAAGAGATCGGTGAAATCGTTTCGGTCATTAACGAAATTGCCGACCAGACCAACCTGCTGGCCCTGAACGCAGCCATTGAGGCAGCACGTGCGGGCGAGCAAGGGCGGGGATTTGCTGTCGTGGCCGATGAGGTTCGTAAACTGGCCGAACGCACCTCACAAGCCACCCGGCAAATTGCCGACATGATCACAACAATTCAATCCGATACGCGCGCAGCCGTTGCCGCTATGGAACGCGGCACACAGGAAGTTGAAGAAAGTATCCGTCTGGCCGATCAAGCCGGACAGGCCCTTGCCCGCATCGTCGAAGGCGTACAGCAGGCAATCGACACGGTCACACAGATTGCAGCCGCCACCGAAGAACAATCCACCACCAGCGAAGAAATCTCGCGTAATGTAGAAACGATCTCGTCCCTGGCTGCCGAAGCCGCACGCAACGTCGCTACTATCGCCCGTTCAACCGAAGAGCTGGCTCACCTGACCCAACGCCTGCAAGCGCTCATGGAGCAGTTTCGGACAGGCACAGCAACCGCGCACACCTACGCTCCCGCTCCCGTTAACTGA
- a CDS encoding XdhC family protein, protein MRELRTLLQEARRLVQEKTLHVIATVVRIGGSTYRRPGARMIVEADGTNRGTISGGCLEGEVTRQALQLLEEGVPARLLPFDLADDDLIYGFGTGCDGVAHVLLERVPVAGRHSPLTLLDRCLKARQQAVLATVIETTGEGMEWLGRHLLVREDQAVESDLPDGLLGTQIHEAARQMLDQLLAGREERGWAIRRFSEGTMQMEVLLEVVQPPVRLLVFGEGHDVFPVVHFARGLGWEVEVIGRRSPEELARRFAEADACRFLMHPEQLTQHVTVDRRTAALVMNHTYLRDRQILATLLFESDIPYIGMLGPRERTERMLSELARTHGERLEAERARIYGPVGLDIGTETAEEIALAALAEIQAVLHGRSARPLRERNTPIHGERPPLPRPLNVSS, encoded by the coding sequence ATGCGAGAACTGCGAACGCTGTTGCAGGAAGCCAGACGGCTGGTCCAGGAGAAAACGCTTCATGTGATCGCTACAGTCGTCCGCATCGGGGGTTCCACTTATCGGCGCCCGGGAGCGCGTATGATTGTGGAGGCTGATGGTACGAACCGGGGTACCATCAGCGGTGGTTGTCTGGAAGGTGAAGTGACCCGTCAGGCGCTTCAGTTGCTGGAAGAAGGGGTACCGGCCCGCCTGCTCCCCTTTGATCTGGCTGATGATGATCTGATCTACGGCTTTGGGACCGGGTGTGACGGGGTAGCCCACGTGCTATTGGAACGGGTGCCTGTGGCAGGACGCCATAGCCCGCTGACTTTACTGGATCGTTGCCTGAAAGCGCGACAGCAGGCGGTGCTGGCTACCGTTATCGAAACAACCGGCGAGGGGATGGAGTGGCTCGGTCGCCATCTGCTGGTGCGTGAGGACCAGGCTGTGGAGAGCGATTTGCCAGATGGTCTTTTGGGGACGCAGATTCACGAGGCGGCCCGTCAGATGCTGGACCAGTTGCTTGCGGGGCGGGAAGAACGGGGTTGGGCGATCCGGCGCTTCTCCGAAGGAACGATGCAGATGGAGGTGCTGCTGGAGGTCGTCCAGCCGCCTGTGCGTCTGCTGGTCTTTGGTGAGGGACACGACGTGTTTCCGGTGGTACACTTTGCGCGGGGATTGGGCTGGGAGGTGGAGGTCATCGGTCGGCGATCGCCGGAAGAGCTGGCACGGCGCTTTGCTGAAGCGGATGCCTGTCGCTTCCTGATGCATCCGGAGCAGCTCACGCAGCATGTCACCGTTGATCGCCGCACAGCCGCTCTGGTCATGAACCATACGTATCTACGTGACCGCCAGATTCTGGCGACGTTGCTTTTTGAAAGTGACATCCCGTATATCGGGATGCTGGGGCCCAGGGAACGTACCGAGCGTATGTTGAGCGAACTGGCCCGCACGCATGGTGAGCGGTTGGAGGCCGAGCGAGCTCGCATCTATGGACCTGTCGGGCTGGACATCGGCACGGAAACGGCCGAAGAGATTGCACTGGCCGCGCTGGCCGAGATCCAGGCCGTATTGCATGGTCGTTCGGCGCGTCCGCTTCGGGAACGTAATACGCCCATTCATGGGGAGCGTCCGCCGCTTCCGCGTCCACTTAACGTGTCTTCGTGA
- a CDS encoding XdhC family protein yields MFDPILERAREQTAQGRPCALAIVVRYEAPISGKPGDKALILPDGTLHGWIGGGCTRPVVVREALRAMRDGRPRLVRITPEAAEVEVEGLIAYSMTCYSGGTLDVYIEPLLPPPQLLVLGHSAVAQATVRLGHVLRYRVLVADPEASAERFPEADLLHPSFALETLPLTPWTFAVVATQGEGDEEALTSVLAHPFPYVALVASRRKAARLRALLAERGVPADRLAAVRAPAGLNLGARTPEEIALSILAEIVQERHQHPIPVLPDKPTIPEGFLEITLHIEGMSCAHCLHTVEKTLQALPGVIVQAVELGRAEVAYDPDQITPSTLAEALEARGYHLRTTPLTAP; encoded by the coding sequence ATGTTTGACCCGATTCTGGAGCGCGCCCGCGAACAGACAGCACAGGGCCGCCCCTGTGCGCTGGCCATCGTCGTTCGCTATGAAGCGCCGATCTCTGGAAAGCCCGGCGATAAAGCGCTCATTCTGCCCGACGGCACGCTGCATGGCTGGATAGGTGGAGGCTGCACACGCCCGGTCGTCGTTCGCGAGGCCCTACGCGCCATGCGCGACGGTCGTCCCCGCCTGGTGCGCATCACGCCTGAAGCAGCTGAAGTCGAAGTGGAAGGCCTTATCGCCTATTCGATGACCTGCTACAGCGGCGGCACACTCGATGTGTATATCGAACCGCTACTACCCCCCCCTCAGCTCCTGGTGCTGGGACATTCAGCTGTAGCCCAGGCCACCGTACGCCTGGGTCACGTCCTTCGCTATCGTGTGCTGGTGGCCGATCCTGAAGCATCGGCCGAGCGGTTTCCGGAAGCCGACCTGCTGCATCCTTCCTTTGCGCTGGAAACGTTGCCCCTGACACCCTGGACATTCGCCGTAGTGGCCACCCAGGGCGAAGGCGACGAGGAAGCGCTGACATCAGTACTCGCCCATCCTTTCCCGTACGTAGCGCTGGTAGCCAGCCGTCGCAAGGCCGCCCGTCTGCGCGCGCTACTGGCTGAACGCGGCGTACCCGCCGACCGGCTGGCAGCCGTGCGCGCGCCAGCCGGGTTGAACCTCGGTGCTCGTACACCAGAAGAAATCGCCCTGAGTATCCTGGCCGAAATCGTACAGGAGCGCCACCAGCATCCCATCCCAGTGCTTCCCGATAAACCTACCATTCCCGAAGGTTTTCTCGAAATTACGCTACACATCGAAGGCATGAGCTGTGCGCACTGCCTTCACACAGTGGAAAAAACTCTGCAGGCCCTGCCTGGCGTAATCGTACAGGCAGTGGAGCTGGGCCGGGCCGAAGTGGCTTATGATCCTGATCAGATCACGCCATCCACACTGGCCGAAGCACTTGAAGCCCGAGGTTATCATTTGCGCACTACTCCCCTCACCGCGCCATGA
- a CDS encoding MoxR family ATPase, producing the protein MSKEVAARIAGLIEGLEQQGYVADEALATVLYLMLTLRRPLLVEGDAGVGKTEIAYALAGYLDTELIRLQCYEGLDVHSAVYEWNYPRQLLAIKLWEQHEVPLEERERQLFSETYLLARPLLKAIQAREQAPVLLIDEIDRADEEFEAFLLELLSAFQISIPELGTIRARHIPYVVLTSNRTRELSDALKRRCLYYWLDYPDEAKELRIIRKQLPNIEADLAYQVVRFVQTLRQQRLHKIPGIAETLDWARALVALGVRRIDEAVVARTAGCLLKSADDLEHLRNHQLEDLLACLTT; encoded by the coding sequence ATGAGTAAGGAGGTCGCCGCTCGTATCGCAGGGTTGATCGAAGGACTGGAGCAGCAGGGGTACGTGGCGGATGAGGCACTGGCCACGGTGCTGTACCTGATGCTGACGCTACGTCGGCCGTTACTCGTTGAAGGCGACGCTGGCGTGGGCAAGACCGAGATAGCCTATGCACTGGCCGGCTATCTTGACACTGAGCTGATCCGTTTGCAGTGCTATGAAGGGCTCGACGTCCATTCAGCCGTCTATGAGTGGAACTATCCCCGCCAGCTACTGGCTATCAAGCTCTGGGAGCAGCACGAGGTGCCGCTGGAAGAACGCGAGCGGCAACTGTTCAGTGAAACCTACCTGCTGGCGCGGCCGCTGCTGAAGGCCATTCAAGCCAGAGAACAGGCCCCTGTGTTGCTCATCGACGAGATTGATCGGGCCGATGAGGAGTTCGAGGCCTTTCTACTGGAGTTGCTATCGGCCTTCCAGATCTCAATCCCGGAGCTGGGCACCATTCGTGCCCGCCATATCCCCTACGTTGTGCTGACATCCAATCGCACGCGCGAGCTGAGCGACGCGCTTAAACGTCGTTGCCTGTACTACTGGCTCGACTATCCGGATGAAGCGAAAGAGTTGCGGATCATTCGTAAGCAGCTCCCGAATATCGAAGCCGATCTGGCCTACCAGGTGGTGCGCTTTGTGCAGACGCTACGGCAACAGCGCCTGCACAAAATCCCTGGTATTGCCGAGACGCTCGACTGGGCTCGTGCCCTGGTAGCGTTGGGGGTGCGTCGGATCGATGAGGCTGTGGTGGCTCGCACAGCCGGCTGCCTGCTCAAGTCGGCCGACGACCTGGAGCACCTGCGCAACCATCAACTTGAAGACCTGCTGGCCTGCCTGACAACTTGA
- a CDS encoding hydrogen peroxide-inducible genes activator — translation MTLTQLAYAVAVDTYRHFGKAAEHCHVSQPTLSMQLQKLEEELGVELFDRSRKPILPTPIGERILAQARVILRECERLYELLNEDLETIRGELKLGVIPTLSPYLLPLITRPLQQRYPELIVHVEELTTEQIIDALATDRLDAGLIATKESRPGMRQRVLFREPFVVYLSVGHPLLTRQRIEPAQLRLEELWLLKEGHCLRDQVLQICSRREEASPAPQLRFESGNLEMLRLLVDQVGGVTLLPLLATHYLPPEARQRIRHFRDPAPHRTIYLIYARAHLKRMLLNAFVNVLQESVHAIADSCAV, via the coding sequence ATGACGCTGACTCAACTGGCTTACGCGGTGGCCGTCGATACATACCGACATTTTGGCAAGGCGGCCGAACACTGCCACGTATCGCAACCAACGCTGAGTATGCAGCTGCAAAAATTGGAAGAAGAGCTGGGCGTAGAGCTTTTTGATCGGAGTCGTAAACCCATTCTACCCACCCCTATCGGAGAACGTATTCTGGCGCAGGCACGCGTAATTCTCCGCGAATGCGAGCGACTCTATGAGCTGCTGAACGAAGACTTGGAAACCATCCGGGGTGAGCTAAAGCTGGGGGTAATTCCCACGCTGTCACCGTACCTTCTCCCGCTAATAACCCGGCCATTACAGCAGCGGTATCCAGAACTCATCGTTCATGTTGAAGAGCTGACCACAGAACAGATCATCGATGCGCTGGCCACAGATCGGCTGGACGCCGGTCTAATTGCTACGAAGGAAAGCCGTCCTGGAATGCGTCAGCGCGTTCTGTTCCGAGAGCCTTTCGTGGTCTATCTAAGTGTCGGACATCCCCTGCTAACCAGACAGCGCATTGAGCCTGCTCAGCTTCGCCTTGAAGAACTATGGCTGCTCAAGGAAGGGCACTGCCTTCGGGATCAGGTACTCCAGATATGCAGTCGTCGCGAAGAGGCAAGTCCTGCGCCACAACTACGCTTTGAAAGCGGCAACCTGGAAATGCTTCGCTTGCTGGTCGACCAGGTGGGAGGTGTTACGCTTCTGCCTTTACTGGCAACCCATTACCTACCTCCGGAGGCCCGGCAACGCATCCGACATTTTCGCGATCCGGCCCCTCACCGTACGATTTATTTGATCTATGCCCGGGCCCATCTGAAGCGCATGCTGCTCAACGCCTTTGTGAACGTGCTCCAGGAGAGTGTCCATGCCATTGCAGATAGCTGCGCCGTCTAA
- a CDS encoding nucleotidyltransferase family protein: MKATGRVAAIVLAAGASRRMGGRNKLLLPFGDHPLVRHVVTTILHSQADPVLVVLGHEAEAIRAALADLPVGFTYNPRHAEGMTTSIQAGVAATPPDVLGYMICLSDLPLIETAEYNRLLEAFREALTRDPACIVVPEFQGQRGNPVLFAAHYRAAILAEERLTGCRGLVRRHPEHVVRVAMPTDHILQDIDTPEAFAALTKTR; encoded by the coding sequence ATGAAAGCAACTGGTCGTGTGGCCGCCATCGTGCTGGCAGCCGGTGCCTCCCGACGCATGGGTGGCCGTAACAAGCTGCTGTTGCCCTTTGGGGACCACCCCCTTGTGCGCCACGTGGTTACTACCATCCTGCACAGCCAGGCCGATCCGGTGCTCGTCGTGCTGGGCCACGAGGCTGAAGCCATCCGTGCCGCACTGGCCGACCTGCCCGTCGGCTTCACCTACAACCCGCGCCACGCCGAAGGTATGACCACCTCAATCCAAGCCGGCGTCGCAGCAACCCCACCAGACGTGCTCGGCTACATGATCTGCCTGTCAGACCTGCCGCTGATTGAAACGGCGGAGTACAACCGGCTTCTCGAAGCATTCCGCGAAGCCCTTACCCGTGACCCGGCCTGCATCGTGGTGCCCGAATTTCAGGGCCAACGCGGTAATCCTGTCCTGTTTGCAGCACACTATCGGGCAGCTATCCTGGCCGAAGAACGACTGACCGGTTGTCGGGGCCTGGTGCGCCGCCACCCCGAACACGTCGTACGCGTAGCCATGCCCACCGACCACATTCTGCAGGATATCGACACACCCGAGGCGTTCGCAGCCCTCACGAAGACACGTTAA
- a CDS encoding VWA domain-containing protein: MSASRTIWPTFTATDFTGAVRGFCAFLREHGFTVGIAETLDTLQVGRSELLQTPDRFRTALRALLCSSPDQCRRFDGLFDAYWLGRTADGQGSPAPTRRRTRPPATGRTMPLLMTLQRATTPPEEEGKTTTGASTAHRLRQVDFARVPAADQEQLEALAEQLFRQLRVRLSRREKAAWRGRRIDLRRTIRRNLDRGGELVTLRYRQRRPDRPRLVALLDVSGSMDRYSYFLLRFLHALQQHFQRVDSFVFSTELTCITELLRQPTLPESLRRLAETPTPWSSGTRIGACLEAFVAHYGRRLLSRRTLVLILSDGLDTGDPALLAHALQAIRTRCRRIIWLNPLMGMTGYAPLARGMQAALPYLDVFHPAHNLDSLLRLEPYLRHV; the protein is encoded by the coding sequence ATGTCGGCTTCCCGCACCATATGGCCGACTTTTACAGCGACCGACTTTACGGGTGCGGTGCGTGGCTTCTGCGCCTTCCTGAGGGAACATGGTTTCACGGTGGGTATTGCGGAAACCCTCGACACCCTGCAGGTGGGCCGTAGTGAGCTGCTGCAGACACCCGATCGCTTTCGGACGGCGTTGCGGGCGCTGCTGTGCAGCTCCCCGGACCAGTGCCGGCGCTTTGATGGGTTGTTCGACGCCTACTGGCTCGGTCGCACGGCAGACGGACAGGGGTCCCCGGCACCAACGCGACGGCGTACCCGTCCGCCTGCGACGGGACGAACCATGCCGCTACTTATGACCCTCCAACGCGCCACCACTCCCCCTGAAGAAGAAGGCAAAACGACCACCGGCGCCAGCACAGCCCATCGGCTACGTCAGGTAGATTTCGCTCGCGTGCCGGCCGCCGATCAGGAGCAGCTCGAAGCGCTGGCCGAGCAGCTTTTTCGCCAGCTACGCGTGCGTCTTTCGCGTCGCGAAAAAGCGGCCTGGCGCGGCCGCCGTATTGATCTGCGCCGCACAATCCGGCGCAACCTTGATCGCGGCGGCGAGCTGGTTACCCTCCGCTACCGTCAGCGTCGTCCGGATCGGCCTCGCCTGGTAGCGCTGCTCGATGTAAGCGGCTCTATGGACCGCTACAGCTACTTTCTGTTGCGTTTCCTGCATGCACTGCAGCAGCACTTCCAACGCGTCGACTCGTTCGTGTTCAGCACCGAGCTGACCTGTATCACTGAGCTGCTACGTCAGCCGACGCTCCCCGAAAGTCTACGCCGTCTGGCTGAAACGCCCACTCCCTGGTCCAGCGGAACTCGCATCGGCGCCTGCCTTGAGGCTTTTGTAGCCCATTATGGCCGCCGCCTGCTTTCACGCCGCACGCTGGTGCTCATTTTAAGTGATGGCCTCGACACAGGCGACCCAGCCCTGCTGGCCCATGCCCTGCAGGCCATTCGTACCCGCTGTCGTCGGATTATCTGGCTCAACCCGCTCATGGGCATGACGGGCTACGCACCCCTTGCCCGTGGTATGCAGGCGGCTTTGCCCTACCTCGATGTCTTTCATCCCGCCCATAACCTCGACAGCCTGCTCCGCCTGGAGCCATACCTGCGCCATGTTTGA